In Chelonia mydas isolate rCheMyd1 chromosome 10, rCheMyd1.pri.v2, whole genome shotgun sequence, a single window of DNA contains:
- the LOC102939786 gene encoding aminopeptidase N isoform X1 translates to MPYSARGQMLSWLKTRWKSLSNQAVSETTPERNKPFSPVTEGMKKEFLMEPIPDRTCGLVLLRQPTAQPAVTFHRVTPQQRTMAAGFFISKTLGIVSIVLGVGAVATIIALSVVYSQEKERNAASLPSVTFPPANVITTTLATPANVTTTPLAPPANVTTTPLATTANVTTTPLATTAGPANPWNNFRLPQSLVPEHYAVTLQPFLTLSASSLYIFKGNSTVRFSCQNATNLILIHSKKLNYTLQGTFLVSLQGVNGSSPPPITNTRLETETEYLVVQLQGQLEKGKSYELVSSFTGELADDLAGFYRSEYVEDGETRIVATTQMQAPDARKAFPCFDEPAMKATFKVTLIHSPSHTALSNMPVESSRQQTIDGTTWNVTEFQTTPKMSTYLLAFIVSQFQAVERMQENVLIRIWGRPKAIAAGQGDYALQLTGPILKFFERHYNTAYPLPKSDQVGLPDFNAGAMENWGLVTYRENSLLYDPLFSSISNKERVATVIAHELAHQWFGNLVTLRWWNDLWLNEGFASYVEYLGADSAEPSWHIKDLIVQNEMYRVMKVDALASSHPLSFLENEINTPAQISEVFDAIAYSKGASVLRMLSEFLTENSFKKGLQSYLQAFSYGNTVYDDLWNHLQKVVVEDNIQLPTTIKGIMDRWTLQMGFPMVTVDTKVGSISQRHFLLDTDSVVERPSEFNYTWIVPVAWMKQQDGTEQMYWLTETSATSPSFVVAGTPNWLLLNINVTGYFRVNYDQENWNKLLSQLVTNYEVIPVINRAQLIDDAFNLARAKHVSITLALNTTTYLKEEREYLPWSAALDNLAYFRLMFDRSEVYGPMQKYIQQQVIPLFQYFGNITSNWTSLPEGLMAQYSEINAISTACSYEVPECSQLATAFFDRWKQNPSNNTIPPNLRSSIYCSAVQMGSEADWDFLWQMFKNATVVAEADKLRSALACSKEPWILRRYLQYALDPTKIRKQDATSTINSIASNVVGQSLAWDFIQSNWKTLFTQYGGGSFSFSSLIQAVTQRFASDFELKQLEQFKADNADVGFGSGTRALEQALEKTAANIKWVAENKQTVLTWFETASS, encoded by the exons cagcgCACCATGGCAGCCGGCTTCTTCATCAGCAAGACCCTGGGCATCGTGAGCATCGTCCTGGGCGTGGGCGCCGTGGCCACCATCATCGCCCTCTCTGTCGTGTACTcgcaggagaaggagagaaatgCAGCATCCCTGCCCAGCGTCACTTTCCCGCCGGCCAACGTGATCACCACCACCCTGGCCACCCCGGCCAACGTGACCACCACCCCCCTGGCCCCACCGGCCAACGTGACCACCACCCCCCTGGCCACCACGGCCAACGTGACCACCACCCCCCTGGCCACCACGGCTGGCCCTGCCAACCCCTGGAACAACTTCAGACTCCCCCAGTCCTTGGTCCCAGAGCACTACGCCGTGACCCTGCAGCCCTTCCTGACCCTGAGCGCCTCCAGCCTCTACATCTTCAAAGGGAACAGCACCGTGCGCTTCTCCTGCCAGAATGCCACCAACCTCATCCTGATCCACAGCAAGAAGCTTAACTACACGCTGCAGGGCACCTTCCTTGTCTCGCTGCAGGGGGTGAATGGCTCCAGCCCCCCGCCCATCACAAATACCCGGCTGGAGACCGAGACAGAGTATCTGGTGGTGCAGCTCCAGGGGCAGCTGGAGAAAGGCAAGAGCTATGAGCTAGTCAGCAGCTTCACGGGGGAGCTGGCCGATGACCTGGCTGGCTTCTACCGCAGCGAGTATGTGGAGGATGGAGAGACCAG GATCGTGGCCACCACGCAGATGCAGGCGCCCGACGCGCGGAAAGCCTTCCCCTGCTTCGACGAGCCCGCCATGAAGGCCACCTTCAAGGTCACGCTGATCCACAGCCCCAGCCACACGGCGCTGTCCAACATGCCTGTGGAGA GCTCCCGGCAGCAGACCATCGATGGCACCACCTGGAACGTCACTGAATTCCAGACCACCCCCAAGATGTCCACATACCTGCTGGCCTTCATCGTCAGCCAGTTCCAGGCAGTGGAGCGCATGCAGGAGAATGTGCTG ATCCGGATCTGGGGCCGTCCGAAGGCCATCGCAGCGGGGCAAGGGGACTATGCACTCCAACTGACCGGGCCCATCCTCAAGTTCTTCGAAAGGCATTACAACACGGCGTACCCACTGCCCAAGTCTG ACCAGGTTGGCCTTCCAGACTTCAACGCAGGTGCCATGGAGAACTGGGGGCTGGTGACGTACCGGGAGAACTCGCTGCTCTATGATCctctcttctcttccatcagcaacAAGGAGAGGGTGGCGACAGTGATCGCTCATGAGCTTGCCCACCAG TGGTTCGGGAACCTGGTGACCCTGCGCTGGTGGAACGACCTGTGGCTGAACGAGGGCTTTGCCTCCTACGTGGAGTACCTGGGGGCGGACTCTGCTGAGCCTTCCTGGCACATT AAAGACCTGATCGTGCAGAATGAGATGTACCGTGTGATGAAGGTCGACGCGCTGGCCTCCTCGCACCCGCTCTCCTTCCTGGAGAACGAGATCAACACGCCGGCGCAGATCAGCGAGGTCTTCGACGCCATCGCCTACAGCAAG GGGGCGTCGGTGCTGCGGATGCTCTCGGAGTTCCTCACCGAGAACAGCTTCAAGAAGGGGCTGCAG TCCTACCTCCAAGCCTTCAGCTACGGAAACACGGTCTACGACGATCTGTGGAATCATTTGCAAAAG GTGGTGGTTGAAGACAACATTCAGCTCCCCACCACCATCAAAGGCATCATGGATCGCTGGACACTGCAGATGGGCTTCCCCATGGTGACCGTGGACACGAAAGTTGGCTCCATTAGCCAGAGACACTTCTTACTGGACACCGACTCCGTTGTCGAGAGGCCCTCGGAGTTCAA ctaCACCTGGATAGTCCCTGTCGCTTGGATGAAGCAGCAGGATGGGACAGAACAGATGTACTGGCTCACCGAGACCTCAG ccacCAGCCCATCGTTTGTGGTGGCTGGTACCCCCAACTGGCTCCTGCTCAATATCAACGTGACGGGGTATTTCCGGGTGAACTATGACCAGGAGAACTGGAACAAGCTGCTGAGCCAGCTGGTCACCAATTACGAG GTCATCCCGGTGATAAACCGAGCCCAGCTCATTGACGATGCCTTTAACCTGGCCAG GGCGAAACACGTCAGCATCACGCTGGCTCTGAACACCACCACCTACCTGAAGGAGGAGCGGGAGTACCTGCCCTGGAGCGCGGCCCTCGACAACCTGGCCTACTTCCGCCTGATGTTTGACCGCAGCGAGGTGTACGGCCCCATGCAG AAATACATCCAGCAGCAGGTGATCCCCTTGTTCCAGTACTTTGGAAACATCACCTCCAACTGGACCAGTCTCCCGGAAGGCTTGATGGCGCA GTACAGCGAGATCAACGCCATCAGCACGGCCTGTTCCTATGAGGTCCCTGAGTGCAGCCAGCTGGCCACTGCCTTCTTCGACCGGTGGAAGCAAAACCCCAGCAACAACAC gatccccccGAACCTGCGCTCCTCCATCTACTGCAGCGCCGTACAGATGGGCAGCGAGGCAGACTGGGACTTCCTCTGGCAGATGTTTAAAAACGCCACCGTGGTGGCCGAAGCCGACAAGCTGCGCTCGGCCCTGGCCTGCAGCAAGGAGCCTTGGATCTTGagaag gtacCTGCAGTACGCCCTGGATCCCACCAAAATCCGGAAGCAGGACGCCACCTCCACCATCAACAGCATCGCCAGTAACGTGGtggggcagagcctggcctgGGACTTCATCCAGAGCAACTGGAAGACCCTTTTCACGCA GTACGGCGGGGGCTCCTTCTCCTTCTCGAGCCTGATCCAGGCGGTGACGCAGCGCTTTGCCTCTGACTTCGAGCTGAAGCAG CTGGAGCAGTTCAAGGCGGACAATGCTGACGTGGGCTTTGGGTCGGGCACGCGGGCGCTGGAGCAGGCGCTGGAGAAGACCGCAGCTAATATCAAATGGGTGGCAGAGAACAAGCAGACGGTGCTGACGTGGTTTGAGACGGCAAGCAGCTGA
- the LOC102939786 gene encoding aminopeptidase N isoform X2 gives MAAGFFISKTLGIVSIVLGVGAVATIIALSVVYSQEKERNAASLPSVTFPPANVITTTLATPANVTTTPLAPPANVTTTPLATTANVTTTPLATTAGPANPWNNFRLPQSLVPEHYAVTLQPFLTLSASSLYIFKGNSTVRFSCQNATNLILIHSKKLNYTLQGTFLVSLQGVNGSSPPPITNTRLETETEYLVVQLQGQLEKGKSYELVSSFTGELADDLAGFYRSEYVEDGETRIVATTQMQAPDARKAFPCFDEPAMKATFKVTLIHSPSHTALSNMPVESSRQQTIDGTTWNVTEFQTTPKMSTYLLAFIVSQFQAVERMQENVLIRIWGRPKAIAAGQGDYALQLTGPILKFFERHYNTAYPLPKSDQVGLPDFNAGAMENWGLVTYRENSLLYDPLFSSISNKERVATVIAHELAHQWFGNLVTLRWWNDLWLNEGFASYVEYLGADSAEPSWHIKDLIVQNEMYRVMKVDALASSHPLSFLENEINTPAQISEVFDAIAYSKGASVLRMLSEFLTENSFKKGLQSYLQAFSYGNTVYDDLWNHLQKVVVEDNIQLPTTIKGIMDRWTLQMGFPMVTVDTKVGSISQRHFLLDTDSVVERPSEFNYTWIVPVAWMKQQDGTEQMYWLTETSATSPSFVVAGTPNWLLLNINVTGYFRVNYDQENWNKLLSQLVTNYEVIPVINRAQLIDDAFNLARAKHVSITLALNTTTYLKEEREYLPWSAALDNLAYFRLMFDRSEVYGPMQKYIQQQVIPLFQYFGNITSNWTSLPEGLMAQYSEINAISTACSYEVPECSQLATAFFDRWKQNPSNNTIPPNLRSSIYCSAVQMGSEADWDFLWQMFKNATVVAEADKLRSALACSKEPWILRRYLQYALDPTKIRKQDATSTINSIASNVVGQSLAWDFIQSNWKTLFTQYGGGSFSFSSLIQAVTQRFASDFELKQLEQFKADNADVGFGSGTRALEQALEKTAANIKWVAENKQTVLTWFETASS, from the exons ATGGCAGCCGGCTTCTTCATCAGCAAGACCCTGGGCATCGTGAGCATCGTCCTGGGCGTGGGCGCCGTGGCCACCATCATCGCCCTCTCTGTCGTGTACTcgcaggagaaggagagaaatgCAGCATCCCTGCCCAGCGTCACTTTCCCGCCGGCCAACGTGATCACCACCACCCTGGCCACCCCGGCCAACGTGACCACCACCCCCCTGGCCCCACCGGCCAACGTGACCACCACCCCCCTGGCCACCACGGCCAACGTGACCACCACCCCCCTGGCCACCACGGCTGGCCCTGCCAACCCCTGGAACAACTTCAGACTCCCCCAGTCCTTGGTCCCAGAGCACTACGCCGTGACCCTGCAGCCCTTCCTGACCCTGAGCGCCTCCAGCCTCTACATCTTCAAAGGGAACAGCACCGTGCGCTTCTCCTGCCAGAATGCCACCAACCTCATCCTGATCCACAGCAAGAAGCTTAACTACACGCTGCAGGGCACCTTCCTTGTCTCGCTGCAGGGGGTGAATGGCTCCAGCCCCCCGCCCATCACAAATACCCGGCTGGAGACCGAGACAGAGTATCTGGTGGTGCAGCTCCAGGGGCAGCTGGAGAAAGGCAAGAGCTATGAGCTAGTCAGCAGCTTCACGGGGGAGCTGGCCGATGACCTGGCTGGCTTCTACCGCAGCGAGTATGTGGAGGATGGAGAGACCAG GATCGTGGCCACCACGCAGATGCAGGCGCCCGACGCGCGGAAAGCCTTCCCCTGCTTCGACGAGCCCGCCATGAAGGCCACCTTCAAGGTCACGCTGATCCACAGCCCCAGCCACACGGCGCTGTCCAACATGCCTGTGGAGA GCTCCCGGCAGCAGACCATCGATGGCACCACCTGGAACGTCACTGAATTCCAGACCACCCCCAAGATGTCCACATACCTGCTGGCCTTCATCGTCAGCCAGTTCCAGGCAGTGGAGCGCATGCAGGAGAATGTGCTG ATCCGGATCTGGGGCCGTCCGAAGGCCATCGCAGCGGGGCAAGGGGACTATGCACTCCAACTGACCGGGCCCATCCTCAAGTTCTTCGAAAGGCATTACAACACGGCGTACCCACTGCCCAAGTCTG ACCAGGTTGGCCTTCCAGACTTCAACGCAGGTGCCATGGAGAACTGGGGGCTGGTGACGTACCGGGAGAACTCGCTGCTCTATGATCctctcttctcttccatcagcaacAAGGAGAGGGTGGCGACAGTGATCGCTCATGAGCTTGCCCACCAG TGGTTCGGGAACCTGGTGACCCTGCGCTGGTGGAACGACCTGTGGCTGAACGAGGGCTTTGCCTCCTACGTGGAGTACCTGGGGGCGGACTCTGCTGAGCCTTCCTGGCACATT AAAGACCTGATCGTGCAGAATGAGATGTACCGTGTGATGAAGGTCGACGCGCTGGCCTCCTCGCACCCGCTCTCCTTCCTGGAGAACGAGATCAACACGCCGGCGCAGATCAGCGAGGTCTTCGACGCCATCGCCTACAGCAAG GGGGCGTCGGTGCTGCGGATGCTCTCGGAGTTCCTCACCGAGAACAGCTTCAAGAAGGGGCTGCAG TCCTACCTCCAAGCCTTCAGCTACGGAAACACGGTCTACGACGATCTGTGGAATCATTTGCAAAAG GTGGTGGTTGAAGACAACATTCAGCTCCCCACCACCATCAAAGGCATCATGGATCGCTGGACACTGCAGATGGGCTTCCCCATGGTGACCGTGGACACGAAAGTTGGCTCCATTAGCCAGAGACACTTCTTACTGGACACCGACTCCGTTGTCGAGAGGCCCTCGGAGTTCAA ctaCACCTGGATAGTCCCTGTCGCTTGGATGAAGCAGCAGGATGGGACAGAACAGATGTACTGGCTCACCGAGACCTCAG ccacCAGCCCATCGTTTGTGGTGGCTGGTACCCCCAACTGGCTCCTGCTCAATATCAACGTGACGGGGTATTTCCGGGTGAACTATGACCAGGAGAACTGGAACAAGCTGCTGAGCCAGCTGGTCACCAATTACGAG GTCATCCCGGTGATAAACCGAGCCCAGCTCATTGACGATGCCTTTAACCTGGCCAG GGCGAAACACGTCAGCATCACGCTGGCTCTGAACACCACCACCTACCTGAAGGAGGAGCGGGAGTACCTGCCCTGGAGCGCGGCCCTCGACAACCTGGCCTACTTCCGCCTGATGTTTGACCGCAGCGAGGTGTACGGCCCCATGCAG AAATACATCCAGCAGCAGGTGATCCCCTTGTTCCAGTACTTTGGAAACATCACCTCCAACTGGACCAGTCTCCCGGAAGGCTTGATGGCGCA GTACAGCGAGATCAACGCCATCAGCACGGCCTGTTCCTATGAGGTCCCTGAGTGCAGCCAGCTGGCCACTGCCTTCTTCGACCGGTGGAAGCAAAACCCCAGCAACAACAC gatccccccGAACCTGCGCTCCTCCATCTACTGCAGCGCCGTACAGATGGGCAGCGAGGCAGACTGGGACTTCCTCTGGCAGATGTTTAAAAACGCCACCGTGGTGGCCGAAGCCGACAAGCTGCGCTCGGCCCTGGCCTGCAGCAAGGAGCCTTGGATCTTGagaag gtacCTGCAGTACGCCCTGGATCCCACCAAAATCCGGAAGCAGGACGCCACCTCCACCATCAACAGCATCGCCAGTAACGTGGtggggcagagcctggcctgGGACTTCATCCAGAGCAACTGGAAGACCCTTTTCACGCA GTACGGCGGGGGCTCCTTCTCCTTCTCGAGCCTGATCCAGGCGGTGACGCAGCGCTTTGCCTCTGACTTCGAGCTGAAGCAG CTGGAGCAGTTCAAGGCGGACAATGCTGACGTGGGCTTTGGGTCGGGCACGCGGGCGCTGGAGCAGGCGCTGGAGAAGACCGCAGCTAATATCAAATGGGTGGCAGAGAACAAGCAGACGGTGCTGACGTGGTTTGAGACGGCAAGCAGCTGA